CCATGAAATGCTATTAATAAGTGCCATGGCTTCGTTATTATCCATCGAAGATCGCTTCATATAGGCTTGTCAGGAGTTATAGAGTTTAATCTTGCAATCACTGCTGTCCAAGATAAATGACTTTTCGAGACATCCCCCTCAAATATAAGGGCTAAAACGGCATTTTGGACGGTTTTGACCGGGAATCTATATTTTACGTTCTTCCTCTTTCCAAGGCCTCGCACATAAGTCCCAGAGTAATATATATGTGCCTTAAAGCAGCCATATTAAATCATATTCTTATCGATATGTCAATTTCTTGCTGCACAAAAAACGCACGAGGTGTGTAGAAAGGGCAATGTCCTTTTTATTGCGAAACTGGGAATAGATAACGGCCGGCGGGGCAATACAGCTAGAAGTTCTGAGAAGAGAGTTTGCGGCAAGAACATTATTTCCAATCTGCGTGCATCCTGTTCCAGCAAATTTCAGTACCCGAGCGCTTCGCCGACGAGAATGACCGTGATGCGATTCCCGCCCGGTTGGCGCCGTATCACGGAGTACACGTTACAGATCCTCTCCGGCGCCTGACACACGGCATCATTGCAGCGTCCGGTCTCATGGCACGGCGTGAGGCGGTTGAGCCTGCGGCAGTTGCGCGGGGCTGCGATGGTCTTGATCCGGGCGAGGGCGGCGGGGATATCGGCAACGATCTTGTTCATGCCGGCGATGACGCAGATCCTCCCGGGACCGAAGGCGAGGCCGGCGACGCGGTTGCCGTAACCGTCCATGTTGACGAGCTCGCCCCCCAGTGTGATGGCATTTGCCCCGCTGAAAAAGAGATCCGAC
The genomic region above belongs to Candidatus Auribacterota bacterium and contains:
- a CDS encoding lactate utilization protein, with product MSREPDDRAARQVCAALLKNGMAAIWAADGAKALEGAVALIQPGDRIGVGGSVTLEEIGLMELLRSGHVGQVTFTLYDQYRKDLPREEALSLRHKSLESDLFFSGANAITLGGELVNMDGYGNRVAGLAFGPGRICVIAGMNKIVADIPAALARIKTIAAPRNCRRLNRLTPCHETGRCNDAVCQAPERICNVYSVIRRQPGGNRITVILVGEALGY